Within the Corallococcus exiguus genome, the region CAGCGGCTTGCCCCCCGCGCGGACCTGCGTCACCACTTCATCCAGTGACTCGAAGCGCAGCACCGGCAGGAGCGGCCCGAAGATCTCTTCATCCATCACCGCCGACTCCGGCGTCACGTCCGCCAGCACCGTGGGCGCGATGTAGCGCGTCTCCGCGTGCACGCCGCCTCCCGCCACCACCCGCGCTCCTCCCGCCACGGACTCATCCAGCAACCGGCACACGCGCTTGAACGCGCCGTCATCCACCATCCGGCAGAAGTCCGGCGTCGCCCGCCGCGCCTCCTCGGTCTTCCCGTAGAAGCGCTCCAGCGCGGCCTTCATCCCGGAGAGCAGCGCCTCTTCCTTCGACGCGTGCACCCAGACGTGGTCCGGCGCGATGCACGTCTGTCCCGCGTTCAGGAACTTCCCCCACACAATCCGCTCCGCCGCCGCGTCCACGTCCGCTGACGCATCCACGATGACCGGCGACTTCCCGCCCAGCTCCAGCGTCACTCCCGACAGGTGCCGCGCCGCCGCCTCCATCACCCGCCGGCCCACGCGCGGCCCGCCCGTGAAGAAGAAGTGGTCGAACGGCAGCCGCAACAACGCCTCGCCCACCTCCGCGCCGCCCTCCACCAGCGCCACCTCGTCCTGCGGAAACACGTCCCGCAGCAGCTGCGCCAGGAAGCGCGCCGTGCCCGGCGTCTTCTCGCTCGGCTTGCACAGCACCGCGTTGCCTGCCGCCACCGCCGCCACCAGCGGCGACACCAGCAGGTGGAACGGGTAGTTCCACGGCGCCAGGATGAGCACCACGCCCTTGGGCTCCGGATGAACCTCGCTCTTCGTGCCCGCGAGCAGCAGCGGCGCCCCCACCTTGCGCGGCTTCATCCACGCCTTCAGGTGCTTCTGCACGTGCGCCAACTCCAGCAGCACGGGGAGGATTTCCGTCGCCTCCACCTCCGCGGGCGGCTTGCGGAAGTCCTCGTGCAGCGCGTCCGCCAGCTCCTCACGCCGCTCCAAGAGCAGCGCCTTGAGCTTCTCCAGCCGCGCGAGGCGCTCCTTGGGCCCTGTCTTCGCCAGCTCCCAGCGGCGCGCCTGGAGGCGGTCGAACACCGCCTGCAGGTCTCCCGGGACCAGGGCCTCCTCCACTGACACCACGCGCATGCCGGTTCCTCTCTCCCTCCCCAGGACCTACTCCAGCATCCGGGTCGCCTTGGAAGCCCATTCCTGGGTCTTTCCCCGATACGGCGGGAAGAACACCGCGGCCAGCGACTTCATCCACTGAACCATCACCGCCCGCTCGTGGCTGAACGTCTTGAAGCCGTAGTGCCCGTGGTAGTTCCCCAACCCGCTCATCCCCACCCCGCCAAACGGCAGGTTCGGGTTCGCCACGTGGATGAGCACGTTGTTCACCACCACCCCGCCGGACGTCGTGTGCTGGAGCACCTCCTCCACCATCTTCGAGTCCTGCGAGAACACGTAGAGCGCCAGCGGCTTCCCGCCTTCGTTGATGTGCGCGTAGACCTCCTCGCGCCGCTCGTACGTCAGCACCGGCAACACCGGCCCGAAGATTTCCGCCTCCATGATGGGCATCTTCGTCGTCACCCCGGACAACACCGTGGGTGCCACGTACCGCGACGGCCCGTCCGCCGTACCGCCCGCTTCCACCTTCGCCCCAGCGGCGACCGTGCGGTCGAGCACTTCCTTGATCCGCCTCCACGCCGCCGGGTCCACCACCCGCGCGAAGTCCGGGCTCGCCTGACGCTCGGCCTCCGTCGCTCCGTAGAAGCGCGTCAGCACCGCCTTGAACGCCTCCAGGAACGCCTGCTGCTTCGACGCCGGCACGTAGATGTAGTCCGGCGCCACGCACGTCTGGCCCGCGTTGACGAACTTGCCCCACGCCAGCGCCTCCGCCGCCGCTTTCAGGTTCGCCGAATCGTCGATGATGACCGGCGACTTGCCGCCCAGCTCCAGCGTCACGCTGGACAGGAACTTCGTCGCCGCCATCATCACCTTGCGCCCGATGTTCGGGTTGCCCGTGAAGAAGAAGTGGTCGAACGGGTGCTGGAGCAGTGACTCCGCCACCTCCGCGCCGCCCTCGAACACCGCCACCTCGTTCTCCGGATAGATGTCTCGCACCAGCTTCGCCAGGAAGCGCGACGTGTGCGGCGTCTTCTCGCTGGGCTTGAGCATCACCGCGTTGCCCGCGGCGATGGCCGCGATGAGCGGCGCCGCCAGCAGCTGGAACGGGTAGTTCCACGGCGACAGGATGACCACCACGCCCTTCGCCTCGAAGCGCACGTGGCTGGACGCGCCCTTGAGCGTCAGCGGCGTCGCCACCCTCTTGGGCTTCATCCACGACTTCAGGTGCTTCACCGTGTGGTTCAGCTCCTCCAGCGTCGGGTGGATCTCCGTCAGCTCCACCTCCATCGCCGGCTTGCGGAAGTCCTGGTGGATGGCCTCCGCCAGCTGCTCGCGCCGCGCGATGATGGCCTCACGCAGCTTGCGCAGCCTCGCGATGCGCTCCGCGGGAGTGCTGCGCGACAGGTTCCACCGGTTCGCGCGCTGCGACTCGAACACCGCGCGGATGCGGTCCACTTCAACCGTGGCCTGGGGGAGGAGGGACGCGACGGCTTCCAGCATGACTCAGCTCCGTTTCAAGAAAGACGCAAAGGGTCAGCGGGCCTGAAGCCCGCGAAGAAGGGTGGTGATGGCCGCCGTCAGCTCGGCGGTGAAGTCCACTCGCAGGGGCGCCATGTGCGGCAGCGTCAGCACCTCGCGCGCCACGGGCGCGATGTCCGCCATCTGCCGCAGGCCTGTCACCAGCGCGTGCACGTAGCGGATGAGCTGGCCCGCCGTCTCCGGCGTGAGGAAGGGCAGCCGCGCCTGGAGCAGCGCCGACGTCGTCGCCATGGCCACCAGCACGCGCTCCTTGAACGCCCGCGCCTGCGCCACGGTCACGTTCTGCTCCAGCACCGTCTGCGCCAGCGCCAGGAGCCGCGTGAAGGTCTCCTCGCCCTCCAGCGATTCGGCCACCGTGCGCGCCAACTGGTGGCCCGTCCACGTGCCGTCCTTGGCCATGCGCCCGTTCAGCTTCGCGAACCACGCGGTGAGCAGGTCGTCCAGGAGCGCCAGGAACAGCGCCTCCTTCGTCGGGAAGTAGAGGAACACCGTCCCCTTCGCCAGGCCCGTGCGCGCCGCGACGTCCGCCATCTTCACCTCGGCGAACGACGTGGCCTCGAACAGCGCTCGCGCCGCGTCCAGCAGCTCCCGCCGCCGCGCTTCCTTGTCCTCGTCCCGCCGCGCCCGCAGTGGAACGACCCGCTTCGCGGCCAGTGCTCCTGCCATGACCCGGAGTTAAATGACCGCCGGTCACCGGTCAAGCTGGCGCCTGGGTCTCCTTCCACCGCAGGACGTTCGCGAGGGGAAGGGAATGGTTTCGTGTAATCCAGTGTGCGACGCTGGGTGACATGATGAGACCCATCGACGCGGAGCTGCTGTCGGGGAGCGCGCTGTACCAGGAGGTGGTGCTGCGCAAGCTGGCCCACGCGCGCGAGTCGGTGTGGATGGCCACCGCCAACGTGAAGGCCATGTACGTGGAGCGCTCGAAGGGGGCCTTCGTTCCGCTCCTGGAGGTGCTGGATGGGCTGGCCGCCCGGGGCGTGGCGCTGCGGCTGTTACATGCGGAGCTGCCCAGCCGGCCGTTCCGGGCCGCGTTCGACGCGCGCTCCCGGCTGGTGAAGGGGGGCCTGGAGCTGAAGGTGTGCCCGCGCGTCCACTTCAAGGCGGTGGTGGTGGACGGCGCCTGGGTCTACCTGGGGAGCGCCAACCTCACCGGCGCGGGCCTGGGCGCCAAGGGCGACGACGTCCGCAACTTCGAGATGGGCTTCGTGACGGAGGACTTCGACACCATCGACCGGACCACCGCCCTCTTCGAGGCCGTGTGGACCGGCGCCGAGTGCCGGGGATGTCGACTTCGCGCGGTGTGTCCTGACCCCATCTTGCCCTCCGGCGGCGGACAGGCGAAGAAACGGGGACGGGACGCGGTGCGTTTGGGGAAGTCCCGCCGGCTGCGACGTCCACGGGAGGACTCGACATGACGCTGTACTTCGCGCCGCGCCGCGCGGCCCGGCGGACCGGGCCGGGGTGACGTCTCCAACCTCCAGCGCGTGGGACGACGCGAACGCGGATGCCCGGGCCCGCCGGCGGGTCCGGCGCCGCACGTATTGGTGGTGCGCGCTGATCATCGCGCTGGGCTCGCTGGCGCACCCATTGGTCCTGGGGGGCTTTCGCGCGGATTACCTCCTGGTGAACCTGGGTTGGACCGTGTCGTTCCTCGTGCTGGGGACCGCGGTCGGCGCGGGGTGGCTGCGCCCTCCGTTCAGCGGCATCACGGCGGGCGTCGTCAGCCTGACCTCGCTCGCCGTGTGCATCCAGCTCACCGGAGGCCTGTCCAGCCCGCTGTTCCCGTCGTTCTACACGGTGCCCCTCTTCGTCGCCGTCTTCGTCCCGGGCCAGCGGCTGCCGGTGTGGTCCGCCATGGCCGGCACGTTGGTGGCGGTGCTGCTGATGATGTGGCTGGCGCACGCGCCCTGGATGGCGTTCGTCAGCCAGTGCATCAGCCTCCTCTTCGTGTTCGCGGTGTCCGCGCACGGCGCGGAGGCCTTCCGCAAGCTGCGCGCGGCCGAGCGCAACGCGCACCTGGAGCGCGTCGAGGCCCTGCGCCAGCTGGCGGAGAGCGAGTCGCGCCGCGTGCGCGTGGAGCGCCAGCGCGCGGAGGTGGAGCGGCTGGTGGTGGTGGGGCAGCTGGCCGCGGGCGTGGCCCATGAGGTGAACAACCCGCTCGCGTACGTGAAGTCGAACCTGCACTACCTCCAGGAGGAATGGGCGCACGGCTCGCCCGATGACCTGGAGGACGTGCTGCGCGTGCTGGACGAGACGCAGCAGGGCGTGCTGCGCATCCAGCAGATCGTCACCGACCTGCGCCTGTTCTCGCGTGAGGCCCCCGACGAGCTGGAGTCCTGCGACGTCGCGCAGGCGCTGGCCGAGGCGCAGCGGCTGGCCTCGGTGCGCCTGCGCAGCCTGGGCGTGGTGGAGCGCGACGTCGCACAGGGGCTCTCCCCCGCGCGCGTCACGGCCCGCCACCTGGTGCAGGTGCTGGTGAACCTGCTGCTCAACTCCGCGGACGCACTGGAGGCCGCCCGCTCCAGCAAGCCCGCGCACGTGATACTGCGCGCGCGCATGGAAGACGGCCGCGTGCGGGTGGAGGTGGAGGACAACGGGCCGGGCATCCCCGAGGCCGCGCTGTCGCGCCTCTTCGAGCCCTTCTTCACCACGAAGCCGCCCGGCAAGGGCACCGGCCTGGGCCTGGCGCTCTGCCGCGACTACGTGGCGCGCGCGGGCGGAACCCTGGACGCGGAGAACCGCGCCGAAGGCGGTGCGCGCTTCATCCTCCGGCTGCCCGTCGCCGGAGCTGCATCCCCCCCTGTCCACCGCGAAGCACCGGCGCCCGTGGACGCGAACGCGGAGCCCGCGGCCGAGTAGCCCCCTTCAGCGCTTCATCGCTCCAGCGCGTGCGCCACCTGACCCAACAGGCGCAGGCGCGGGGAGTCCAGCTTGCGCACCGTGCGCAGCAGGCGGCGCACTTCCGGACGCTCACGGTACTCCGGCGGATCCTCCGCCACCTGCGGCGCGCCGTCCTCCGTCACCGCCGCCGTCGCGCTCAGCCCGAGCAGCACGTCCGACGAGCAGCTCAGCACGAGGCACAGCTTCCGCAACGTCCGCACGCTGGGCAGCATGTGCCCGCGCTCCAGCCGCCCGTACACCTCGGTGGCGATGCCAACGCGCTCGGCGACATCGGCCTGCGTCAGCTCCAGCCGCTGCCGGGCCACTCGCACCGCGTTTCCAATAAGGGTTGCCAGTCGTTGTTCCATGGCGTGGAAAACCTGTCGAAAGAGGAGCTTCTCCCCCCGCTTTTCAGACGGAGAGGTACCGGGGAGAAGTCGCTGCCTTGCGTGACCTCGTGAGACACAGATTAAGAGTGGGGTCTGACATCTCCGGGCGTTCGGACAGGGCCCGCAAACCCTCGACAATCCGCCGTTTCCGCCGTTCCCACGCGCGCGTCTGGCAAGGCTTCCCGGGTGTTTTTTCTTGCGCGTCACGCGCGCCGAACCGGGGTGGTAGGCGGGCACGCTTCCGCCCCTCCCAAGACGTCACGGGAAGGCCTTGAGAGGTCGCCCGACGTGCCAGGTTGCTTCGTGCGATTCGCGACGACTTCGCGGGTCCGGGGAGACCGCGCGCTTCCGGCGGAAGGGGCCGGAAGCGGGGCTCGACACCCGGGTTGCTTCAGTGCTGCTTCAGGATTCGGACGGCAGCGCGGCGCGGGCCTCGGAGTACTCGCGCACCATGCGTTCGACGACGGTGGCGGCGGGCAGCACGTCCTTCACGAAGGCCACGCCCTGGCCCGCGCTCCAGGTGTCCTTCCACGCCTTGCCCTGGCCCGTGCGGAAGCGCTCCAGCGCGCTCTTGATGAAGTTGCCGTGCACGCCGGTGACCTCCTTCGTGTACTCCAGGTCCTCGGGGCCTGAGTCCACCAGCGCCTGCTTGTAGTCGGGCGCGGCGCCGGCCTCTTCCGTGGCCAGGAAGCGCGTGCCCACGTACGCGCCATCCATGCCCAGCGCGAGCGTGGCGGCCAGGTGGCGCCCCGTGGACAGCGCGCCCGCGAGCACCACCGGCACGCCCAACTCCGCCTTGAGCCACGGGCCCAGCACCATGGGGCTCAGGTTGCCCGCGTGACCGCCCGCGCCGCTGCCCACCGCGACGAGCGCATCCACGCCGGCCTTCACGGCCTTCTCCGCGTGGCGCAGCGAAATCACGTCGCTCCACACCTTGCCGCCGTACGCGTGCACGCGCTCCACGATGGGCGTGGGGTCACCCAGGCTGGTGATGACCAGCGGCACCTTGCGCTCCACCGTCGCGGCCACGTCCTCCTCCAGGCGCTCGGCCCACTTGAGGATGAGGTTCACGCCGAAGGGCACGTCCTTCGGGAACGTGTTCAGGAAGTCCCGGTACGCCTGCGCGGTGCGGTAGTTCAGCGACGGCACCGCCCCGATGGCGCCCGCGCGTCCGGCGGCCTCCAGCAGCGCCGCGTTGGACACCAGGAACATGGGAGCGGCGATGATGGGATAGCGAATGCCCAACATCCGGGTGACCGCGGTATCGATGCGCGAAGGGGCCATGCGCGCATTGGAGCATGCGTGCGCGCGAGCGCGAGGCCGAAAAATCGGCCCGGGCGGCGTTGTCAATCACAGCGTGCCCCAGCAGGGGAAAACCCCTGGTGTTTCCGTGGTTTACGTAGCACGTAGGGCTGACATAAGGTGCCTGCCCCGGCGGCGAGCCGGGAAACCGGGGAGTCCCTTCGGTGAAGCGAACCGGGGAGCGCCGCCGAGCGCCTTCGCGGGGAGGCGAGAGCCAGTCGTGAGTGACGAGCGTCCGGACGCGCTGCTCAAGAGCGCACTCGAAAAGATCGTCTACTTCGAGGCCCGTGCGCAGCAGTTGCATGGCGAGCTGGCGTCCACGCGCGACGAGCTTTCGCACCTCAAGGAGGACCTGTCGGAGCGGCACCAGCGTGAGCTGGACCTGCGCCGGGAGGTGGCCTCGATGGAGGTGAAGAGCGCCCGCGCGCAGGCCGAGCGCGAGGAGCTGTCCCGGCTCAACCACGCGCTGCGGCTGGAGCGCGACCAGCTGATGGCGAAGCTGCTGGACGCGAGCCGGATCCACTCCTCCGGGCAGTCGCGCGCCATGGCTTCGGACGATGACGACGAGCTGGGGTTCGACCTGGCGTCGTTCATCTCCCAGCTGCGCAGCGAGGTGATCCTCCGCGGGGACGTGCCGGCGATGCGCGCGCCCTTCAACGGGCCGGCGGTGCCGCTGAAGTCCTCCGATCCGAATGTGCCGTGGGCGGAGCGCCCCGCGCCAGCCATTCCGCCCCGGGCTTCGACGGTGTCGTCGGCCGCGGCGGAGTCGGGGCTGTCGCCGGTGGCGCGCGAGGCTCAGCGGCTGCAGAGCGAGGGCCGCCTGCGGGTGAGCCCGGAGCAGATGGCGGAGCTGTCCGGGCATACGGGCAGCACCACGGACGAGACGCTGTTCGGGTTCTCCGTGCGGGAGCTGTCGGCGGCGGACGCGGCGGCGCGGGTGCGGGCGGCGGAGCGGCTGAAGGCGCTGGCGCATCCGGCGGCGGCGCCCGCGCTGGCGGCGGCGCTGCACGCGGAGACGGACGCGACGGCGCAGGTGGCGCTGGTGCAGGCGTTCGCGGGGCTGTGCCGGGAGGAGGGCGCGTCGGTGGTGTCGCCGCTCCTGTCGTCGCCGGTGCCTGAGGTGCGCATCGCGGCGTTGAAGGCGCTGCTGGTGCTGGCCCCGAATGACGCGGCGCCGCACCTGGCGCAGGCGATGAAGGATTCGGACCGGTCGGTGCGCCGGCGCGCGTCGCTGTTGGCCCTGGGGTTGGAGGGGGAGACGGCGCGGCGGCTGGGCGAGGACGCGATCCACGACACGGATCCGGAGGTCCGCGCGCTTGCGGCGCTGGCGCTGGGCGCGGGCCGGGGCGAGAACGCTCGGATGCTGCTGCTGGGCGCGCTGGACGACGGCGAGGCGCGCGTGCGCAAGGCGGCGGCGCAGAGCCTGTCGCGCATCCTGGGACATGACGTGTCCGCGGTGGTCGCGCTGGATGATGCGCACCGGCGCCGGGAGATCCGCCGGCTGGCGACGCTGCCCGTGAAGCCCGTGCGCGCGACGCTGGAAGTGAAGCCCGTGCGCGCGGCCCCCGTGGTCGCGGAGATGGCGCAGCCCGTGGCGGTGAATGCCGTGCAGCCCGTGGCGGTGGCGCAGGTGCCGCCGGTGGCCGTGATGGGCGCGCCGCAGGTGAGTGCCCCGGTCGCGGCGCAGCCCCTCCCTTCGATTCCCGCGCACGCCGCCGTGCCGGTGTCGCTCGCGGATGTCGCCGCGAATACCTCGCAGTGGACCGCCACTCCGATGGCCACCCCCGCGCTCGCGGTCGCCACCGTGGGGGCGGCCCGCTCCGCCCCGGTCGCGATGCACGCCGCAGCTCCGGCGCCCGCCCGGGTCGCGAACGGTGGTCCCGTTTCCTTCGCTTCGGGTCCTGCCGCGCCGCCGTCGCGCCCGGTAGCCCCCGTTCCTCCCGCCGCGCCCGTGCAGCCCGCCGTGCGGCGGACGCCCGTGCAGGCCGCGCTGGTCGCCATGGGCGCGCCTCCTCCGGCCCGGGCTCCGGCGCCTGCCGCCCAGCCGCCGGTTCCTCCCAAGCGCGGACCGTCTCCCGTGGAAGCGCTGTGTGGGGCGATGTTGCAGGAGGTGCGGGTCGCCGTTCGCGGACGCTCGCTTGCCGAGCTGACGTCCGGGCTGTCCGCTCCGGCGGAGCTGGCCCAGGAGGCTGTTGCCCTGCTGGTGGCCCGAGGGGCCATCGTGCGAAGGGGGCACAAATACTTCGCCGCTTGAGGCAAGGTGCAACCCGCCCAGGCCTCACACGTCATCCGAAGGGTCGTTCATGGAAGCGCCGACGTACAGCTCGAAGCAGGTAGCCGAGATGCTCGGCGTGACTCCGAAGTCCATCCCCACGGAGCTGCGCAAGGACGCCTACGGCCCGGAAGACGTGTGGGAGCTGCGCACGACGCTCAACAAGTTCCCGCCCACCGCGGGCCTGCGCCGGCAGCTCTTCCTCAACTTCAAGGGCGGCACCGGCAAGACGTCCCTGTCCACGTCCTACGCGTGGCGCCTGGCGGAGCTGGGCTACGCCGTCCTCCTCATCGACCTGGACAGCCAGGGCCACGCCACCAAGTGCCTGGGCTACGAGGGCGAGGACTTCGAGAAGACGCTGCTGGACGTGCTCGTCCGCAAGACGCCGCTCGCGCAGGTCGTGCAGAAGTCCACCCTGCCCAACCTGGACTTCATCCCGTCCAACCTGAGCATGTCCACGGTGGACCTGGCGCTGATGCCCATGGCCGGCCGTGAGTTCAAGCTGCGCAACGCGCTCAAGGACGTGGAGGCGCAGTACGACTTCATCGTCTTCGACGCGCCGCCGTCCTTCGGCCTGCTCAACCTGAACGCGCTGATGGCCGCGAACGACCTGTTCGTGCCGGTGCTCGCGGACTTCCTGTCCTTCCACGGCCTCAAGCTGCTGTTCGAAACGGTGCAGAGCCTGGAGGAGGACCTCAACCACGTGCTGGACCACGTGTTCATCGTGGTGAACTCCTTCAACGCCACCTTCAAGCTGGCGAAGGAGGCGCTGGAGGCGCTCCAGACGCACTACCCCGAGTACCTGCTGCCCACCATCATCCGGCAGTGCACCAAGTTCGCGCAGGCCTCCAGCGAGGGCCGCCCGGTGTTCGTGGCGGACCCCACGTCCAAGGGCGCCAACGACATCCAGGCCATGCTGGACAACGTGCTGCCTCGCCTGGTGGCCGCGCACGCCGCGGCGGTGAAGGCCGGCACCGCGACGAAAGCCGGCTGAGATTTCCCCATGAAGAAAGCCTTCGAACAGAACGTGTCCCGCGCGAAGCCGCGCCTCCGCCTGGGGGCGCTGACG harbors:
- a CDS encoding aldehyde dehydrogenase family protein, which codes for MRVVSVEEALVPGDLQAVFDRLQARRWELAKTGPKERLARLEKLKALLLERREELADALHEDFRKPPAEVEATEILPVLLELAHVQKHLKAWMKPRKVGAPLLLAGTKSEVHPEPKGVVLILAPWNYPFHLLVSPLVAAVAAGNAVLCKPSEKTPGTARFLAQLLRDVFPQDEVALVEGGAEVGEALLRLPFDHFFFTGGPRVGRRVMEAAARHLSGVTLELGGKSPVIVDASADVDAAAERIVWGKFLNAGQTCIAPDHVWVHASKEEALLSGMKAALERFYGKTEEARRATPDFCRMVDDGAFKRVCRLLDESVAGGARVVAGGGVHAETRYIAPTVLADVTPESAVMDEEIFGPLLPVLRFESLDEVVTQVRAGGKPLAMYVFSHEEATVERLLKETSAGGTVVNNVVLHNVNPHLPFGGVGQSGLGAYHGEAGFKAFSHERAVVRQGRTAFTNLFFPPYRGKAQRLARLASKLFE
- a CDS encoding helix-turn-helix transcriptional regulator, coding for MEQRLATLIGNAVRVARQRLELTQADVAERVGIATEVYGRLERGHMLPSVRTLRKLCLVLSCSSDVLLGLSATAAVTEDGAPQVAEDPPEYRERPEVRRLLRTVRKLDSPRLRLLGQVAHALER
- a CDS encoding phospholipase D-like domain-containing protein; this encodes MRPIDAELLSGSALYQEVVLRKLAHARESVWMATANVKAMYVERSKGAFVPLLEVLDGLAARGVALRLLHAELPSRPFRAAFDARSRLVKGGLELKVCPRVHFKAVVVDGAWVYLGSANLTGAGLGAKGDDVRNFEMGFVTEDFDTIDRTTALFEAVWTGAECRGCRLRAVCPDPILPSGGGQAKKRGRDAVRLGKSRRLRRPREDST
- a CDS encoding aldehyde dehydrogenase family protein encodes the protein MLEAVASLLPQATVEVDRIRAVFESQRANRWNLSRSTPAERIARLRKLREAIIARREQLAEAIHQDFRKPAMEVELTEIHPTLEELNHTVKHLKSWMKPKRVATPLTLKGASSHVRFEAKGVVVILSPWNYPFQLLAAPLIAAIAAGNAVMLKPSEKTPHTSRFLAKLVRDIYPENEVAVFEGGAEVAESLLQHPFDHFFFTGNPNIGRKVMMAATKFLSSVTLELGGKSPVIIDDSANLKAAAEALAWGKFVNAGQTCVAPDYIYVPASKQQAFLEAFKAVLTRFYGATEAERQASPDFARVVDPAAWRRIKEVLDRTVAAGAKVEAGGTADGPSRYVAPTVLSGVTTKMPIMEAEIFGPVLPVLTYERREEVYAHINEGGKPLALYVFSQDSKMVEEVLQHTTSGGVVVNNVLIHVANPNLPFGGVGMSGLGNYHGHYGFKTFSHERAVMVQWMKSLAAVFFPPYRGKTQEWASKATRMLE
- a CDS encoding NAD(P)H-dependent flavin oxidoreductase, which codes for MAPSRIDTAVTRMLGIRYPIIAAPMFLVSNAALLEAAGRAGAIGAVPSLNYRTAQAYRDFLNTFPKDVPFGVNLILKWAERLEEDVAATVERKVPLVITSLGDPTPIVERVHAYGGKVWSDVISLRHAEKAVKAGVDALVAVGSGAGGHAGNLSPMVLGPWLKAELGVPVVLAGALSTGRHLAATLALGMDGAYVGTRFLATEEAGAAPDYKQALVDSGPEDLEYTKEVTGVHGNFIKSALERFRTGQGKAWKDTWSAGQGVAFVKDVLPAATVVERMVREYSEARAALPSES
- a CDS encoding TetR/AcrR family transcriptional regulator; this translates as MAGALAAKRVVPLRARRDEDKEARRRELLDAARALFEATSFAEVKMADVAARTGLAKGTVFLYFPTKEALFLALLDDLLTAWFAKLNGRMAKDGTWTGHQLARTVAESLEGEETFTRLLALAQTVLEQNVTVAQARAFKERVLVAMATTSALLQARLPFLTPETAGQLIRYVHALVTGLRQMADIAPVAREVLTLPHMAPLRVDFTAELTAAITTLLRGLQAR
- a CDS encoding sensor histidine kinase codes for the protein MTSPTSSAWDDANADARARRRVRRRTYWWCALIIALGSLAHPLVLGGFRADYLLVNLGWTVSFLVLGTAVGAGWLRPPFSGITAGVVSLTSLAVCIQLTGGLSSPLFPSFYTVPLFVAVFVPGQRLPVWSAMAGTLVAVLLMMWLAHAPWMAFVSQCISLLFVFAVSAHGAEAFRKLRAAERNAHLERVEALRQLAESESRRVRVERQRAEVERLVVVGQLAAGVAHEVNNPLAYVKSNLHYLQEEWAHGSPDDLEDVLRVLDETQQGVLRIQQIVTDLRLFSREAPDELESCDVAQALAEAQRLASVRLRSLGVVERDVAQGLSPARVTARHLVQVLVNLLLNSADALEAARSSKPAHVILRARMEDGRVRVEVEDNGPGIPEAALSRLFEPFFTTKPPGKGTGLGLALCRDYVARAGGTLDAENRAEGGARFILRLPVAGAASPPVHREAPAPVDANAEPAAE
- a CDS encoding HEAT repeat domain-containing protein yields the protein MSDERPDALLKSALEKIVYFEARAQQLHGELASTRDELSHLKEDLSERHQRELDLRREVASMEVKSARAQAEREELSRLNHALRLERDQLMAKLLDASRIHSSGQSRAMASDDDDELGFDLASFISQLRSEVILRGDVPAMRAPFNGPAVPLKSSDPNVPWAERPAPAIPPRASTVSSAAAESGLSPVAREAQRLQSEGRLRVSPEQMAELSGHTGSTTDETLFGFSVRELSAADAAARVRAAERLKALAHPAAAPALAAALHAETDATAQVALVQAFAGLCREEGASVVSPLLSSPVPEVRIAALKALLVLAPNDAAPHLAQAMKDSDRSVRRRASLLALGLEGETARRLGEDAIHDTDPEVRALAALALGAGRGENARMLLLGALDDGEARVRKAAAQSLSRILGHDVSAVVALDDAHRRREIRRLATLPVKPVRATLEVKPVRAAPVVAEMAQPVAVNAVQPVAVAQVPPVAVMGAPQVSAPVAAQPLPSIPAHAAVPVSLADVAANTSQWTATPMATPALAVATVGAARSAPVAMHAAAPAPARVANGGPVSFASGPAAPPSRPVAPVPPAAPVQPAVRRTPVQAALVAMGAPPPARAPAPAAQPPVPPKRGPSPVEALCGAMLQEVRVAVRGRSLAELTSGLSAPAELAQEAVALLVARGAIVRRGHKYFAA
- a CDS encoding ParA family protein; its protein translation is MEAPTYSSKQVAEMLGVTPKSIPTELRKDAYGPEDVWELRTTLNKFPPTAGLRRQLFLNFKGGTGKTSLSTSYAWRLAELGYAVLLIDLDSQGHATKCLGYEGEDFEKTLLDVLVRKTPLAQVVQKSTLPNLDFIPSNLSMSTVDLALMPMAGREFKLRNALKDVEAQYDFIVFDAPPSFGLLNLNALMAANDLFVPVLADFLSFHGLKLLFETVQSLEEDLNHVLDHVFIVVNSFNATFKLAKEALEALQTHYPEYLLPTIIRQCTKFAQASSEGRPVFVADPTSKGANDIQAMLDNVLPRLVAAHAAAVKAGTATKAG